In Scophthalmus maximus strain ysfricsl-2021 chromosome 16, ASM2237912v1, whole genome shotgun sequence, the following proteins share a genomic window:
- the LOC118287888 gene encoding 5'(3')-deoxyribonucleotidase, mitochondrial-like isoform X3 → MLLSTTTRVLGRGSTLLRSPSKSTCVKMSSSCRAHSRLRVLVDMDGVLADFEGGFLKKYRARYPDEPYISLEDRRGFWVSAQYGQLRSDLCVSDEKAISIWESKDFFIELEPLPGGVEAVKEMARMDNTDVFICTSPIKHYKHCPFEKYAWVERHLGHDFLEQVILTRDKTLITGDVLIDDKPDILDFIQ, encoded by the exons ATGCTGCTGTCGACCACAACACGCGTGCTCGGAAGAGGGAGCACTTTGCTCCGCAGCCCGTCGAAGAGCACCTGCGTAAAGATGTCGTCCTCCTGTCGCGCGCACAGCCGGCTGCGGGTGCTGGTGGACATGGACGGGGTCCTGGCCGACTTCGAGGGCGGGTTCCTGAAGAAGTACCGGGCCAGGTACCCGGACGAGCCCTACATCTCCCTGGAGGACAGGCGGGGGTTCTGGGTGTCGGCGCAGTACGGCCAGCTCAGGAgtgacctgtgtgtgagtgac GAAAAAGCCATCAGCATCTGGGAGTCCAAAGACTTCTTCATCGAGCTGGAGCCCCTGCCGGGAGGAGTGGAGGCCGTCAAGGAGATGGCCAGGATGGATAA CACAGATGTCTTTATTTGCACCAGCCCTATAAAGCATTACAAACACTGCCCGTTTGAGAAG TATGCTTGGGTGGAGAGGCATTTGGGTCATGACTTTCTGGAGCAGGTCATCCTGACCAGGGACAAGACATTAATCACTGGAGACGTCCTCATCGACGACAAGCCTGACATTCTGG ACTTCATTCAATAG
- the LOC118287888 gene encoding 5'(3')-deoxyribonucleotidase, mitochondrial-like isoform X1 has translation MLLSTTTRVLGRGSTLLRSPSKSTCVKMSSSCRAHSRLRVLVDMDGVLADFEGGFLKKYRARYPDEPYISLEDRRGFWVSAQYGQLRSDLCVSDEKAISIWESKDFFIELEPLPGGVEAVKEMARMDNTDVFICTSPIKHYKHCPFEKYAWVERHLGHDFLEQVILTRDKTLITGDVLIDDKPDILGVEPKPVWEHILFTACHNKHLSFQRRLLSWSDDWRAFLDSKRK, from the exons ATGCTGCTGTCGACCACAACACGCGTGCTCGGAAGAGGGAGCACTTTGCTCCGCAGCCCGTCGAAGAGCACCTGCGTAAAGATGTCGTCCTCCTGTCGCGCGCACAGCCGGCTGCGGGTGCTGGTGGACATGGACGGGGTCCTGGCCGACTTCGAGGGCGGGTTCCTGAAGAAGTACCGGGCCAGGTACCCGGACGAGCCCTACATCTCCCTGGAGGACAGGCGGGGGTTCTGGGTGTCGGCGCAGTACGGCCAGCTCAGGAgtgacctgtgtgtgagtgac GAAAAAGCCATCAGCATCTGGGAGTCCAAAGACTTCTTCATCGAGCTGGAGCCCCTGCCGGGAGGAGTGGAGGCCGTCAAGGAGATGGCCAGGATGGATAA CACAGATGTCTTTATTTGCACCAGCCCTATAAAGCATTACAAACACTGCCCGTTTGAGAAG TATGCTTGGGTGGAGAGGCATTTGGGTCATGACTTTCTGGAGCAGGTCATCCTGACCAGGGACAAGACATTAATCACTGGAGACGTCCTCATCGACGACAAGCCTGACATTCTGG GTGTGGAGCCCAAACCAGTGTGGGAGCACATCCTGTTCACCGCCTGCCACAACAAGCATCTGTCCTTCCAGAGACGGCTGCTGTCCTGGTCGGACGACTGGAGAGCTTTCCTGGACAGCAAGAGGAAGTGA
- the LOC118287888 gene encoding 5'(3')-deoxyribonucleotidase, mitochondrial-like isoform X2, whose protein sequence is MLLSTTTRVLGRGSTLLRSPSKSTCVKMSSSCRAHSRLRVLVDMDGVLADFEGGFLKKYRARYPDEPYISLEDRRGFWVSAQYGQLRSDLCEKAISIWESKDFFIELEPLPGGVEAVKEMARMDNTDVFICTSPIKHYKHCPFEKYAWVERHLGHDFLEQVILTRDKTLITGDVLIDDKPDILGVEPKPVWEHILFTACHNKHLSFQRRLLSWSDDWRAFLDSKRK, encoded by the exons ATGCTGCTGTCGACCACAACACGCGTGCTCGGAAGAGGGAGCACTTTGCTCCGCAGCCCGTCGAAGAGCACCTGCGTAAAGATGTCGTCCTCCTGTCGCGCGCACAGCCGGCTGCGGGTGCTGGTGGACATGGACGGGGTCCTGGCCGACTTCGAGGGCGGGTTCCTGAAGAAGTACCGGGCCAGGTACCCGGACGAGCCCTACATCTCCCTGGAGGACAGGCGGGGGTTCTGGGTGTCGGCGCAGTACGGCCAGCTCAGGAgtgacctgtgt GAAAAAGCCATCAGCATCTGGGAGTCCAAAGACTTCTTCATCGAGCTGGAGCCCCTGCCGGGAGGAGTGGAGGCCGTCAAGGAGATGGCCAGGATGGATAA CACAGATGTCTTTATTTGCACCAGCCCTATAAAGCATTACAAACACTGCCCGTTTGAGAAG TATGCTTGGGTGGAGAGGCATTTGGGTCATGACTTTCTGGAGCAGGTCATCCTGACCAGGGACAAGACATTAATCACTGGAGACGTCCTCATCGACGACAAGCCTGACATTCTGG GTGTGGAGCCCAAACCAGTGTGGGAGCACATCCTGTTCACCGCCTGCCACAACAAGCATCTGTCCTTCCAGAGACGGCTGCTGTCCTGGTCGGACGACTGGAGAGCTTTCCTGGACAGCAAGAGGAAGTGA